In Brachypodium distachyon strain Bd21 chromosome 2, Brachypodium_distachyon_v3.0, whole genome shotgun sequence, one genomic interval encodes:
- the LOC100825908 gene encoding uncharacterized protein LOC100825908, translating to MAAAAAGNNNNNKGAARKEKENKQKQSLVSRTLERCRTGLGGGGRASMAAVAPAGCFSVYVGPERERFVVRADRASHPRFRRLLDDAESEYGYSAHGPLALPSCAVEDFLDVLWHMDHDAEIDDGEIDGLSLKSPVCGAGGLQRARSGYRALSTARSSPASFFFSPSCRRANSPAARGRRSSGS from the coding sequence atggcggcggctgcggcgggcaacaacaacaacaacaagggggcggcgaggaaggagaaggagaacaaGCAGAAGCAGAGCCTGGTGTCGCGGACGCTGGAGCGCTGCAGGACcgggctgggcggcggcggcagggcttcaatggcggcggtggccccGGCGGGGTGCTTCTCGGTGTACGTGGGGCCGGAGCGGGAGCGGTTCGTGGTGCGCGCCGACCGGGCCAGCCACCCGCGgttccgccgcctcctcgacgacgccgaGAGCGAGTACGGATACTCGGCCCACGGCCCGCTCGCGCTGCCTTCCTGCGCCGTCGAGGACTTCCTCGACGTGCTCTGGCACATGGACCACGACGCCGAGATTGACGACGGCGAGATCGACGGCCTTTCGCTCAAGTCGCCGGTGTGCGGCGCCGGGGGGCTGCAGCGGGCGAGATCCGGGTACCGGGCGCTCAGCACAGCGAGATCGTCCCCTgcgtccttcttcttctcgcccagctgcaggcgggCTAATTCTCCGGCGGCTCGCGGGAGGAGGTCGTCGGGTAGTTGA